The following are from one region of the Mangifera indica cultivar Alphonso chromosome 14, CATAS_Mindica_2.1, whole genome shotgun sequence genome:
- the LOC123196337 gene encoding uncharacterized protein LOC123196337 isoform X2, with translation MGTVLDSHFLALTAIVTVGYQFLFFVITALLKFDKVTDFAGSTNFIIIAVLTLVLKGTYHFRQVVLTLLVVVWGLRLGLFLLMRILQWGEDRRFDEMRDNLGKLAIFWIFQAVWVWTVSLPLTVVNASDRDPSLQAVDIIGWIMWSVGAFVEASSDQQKLAFKKSPQNRGKWCDVGFWKYSRHPNYFGEIFLWWGIFIASTPVLEGADWLVIIGPIFLTLLLLFVSGIPLLEESADKKYGNVAAYRVYKKATSPLIPLPPVAYSNLPSWFKETFLFEFPLYNRNLPQDEPH, from the exons ATGGGAACCGTTTTGGACTCCCATTTCTTGGCTCTCACTGCCATCGTCACT GTGGGTTAtcagtttcttttctttgtgATCACTGCCCTTCTTAAGTTTGATAAAGTCACTGATTTTGCTG GAAGCacgaattttattataatagctGTGTTGACTCTGGTTCTCAAAGGGACTTATCATTTTAGACAG GTAGTCTTGACATTGCTGGTAGTAGTATGGGGTCTTCGTCTAGGTCTCTTTCTTTTAATGAG AATTCTGCAGTGGGGTGAGGATCGACGCTTTGATGAAATGCGTGATAATTTGGGGAAATTAGCTATTTTCTGGATATTTCAG GCTGTGTGGGTGTGGACTGTGAGTTTACCATTAACAGTGGTCAATGCAAGTGATAGAGATCCATCTCTTCAAGCAGTGGATATAATTGGGTGGATTATGTGGTCTGTGGGTGCTTTTGTTGAAGCTTCCTCTGATCAGCAAAAACTAGCTTTCAAAAAATCTCCACAAAACAGAGGGAAGTGGTGTGATGTTGGATTTTGGAAGTATTCTCGTCATCCAAACTATTTTGGTGAG ATTTTCCTATGGTGGGGAATTTTCATTGCTTCCACGCCTGTACTGGAAGGTGCAGATTGGCTAGTAATAATTGGGCCAATCTTTCTCACATTGTTGCTTCTTTTTGTCAGTGGCATACCATTGCTTGAG GAATCAGCAGACAAGAAGTATGGCAATGTGGCTGCATACAGAGTGTATAAGAAGGCGACAAG CCCTCTTATTCCATTGCCCCCAGTAGCATACAGTAACTTGCCTTCATGGTTCAAGGAAACTTTTCTCTTTGAATTTCCTTTGTACAACCGCAATCTTCCACAAGACGAGCCACACTG a
- the LOC123196337 gene encoding uncharacterized protein LOC123196337 isoform X1, which translates to MGTVLDSHFLALTAIVTVGYQFLFFVITALLKFDKVTDFAGSTNFIIIAVLTLVLKGTYHFRQVVLTLLVVVWGLRLGLFLLMRILQWGEDRRFDEMRDNLGKLAIFWIFQAVWVWTVSLPLTVVNASDRDPSLQAVDIIGWIMWSVGAFVEASSDQQKLAFKKSPQNRGKWCDVGFWKYSRHPNYFGEIFLWWGIFIASTPVLEGADWLVIIGPIFLTLLLLFVSGIPLLEESADKKYGNVAAYRVYKKATSPLIPLPPVAYSNLPSWFKETFLFEFPLYNRNLPQDEPHWYRTNKEERSEGLKMG; encoded by the exons ATGGGAACCGTTTTGGACTCCCATTTCTTGGCTCTCACTGCCATCGTCACT GTGGGTTAtcagtttcttttctttgtgATCACTGCCCTTCTTAAGTTTGATAAAGTCACTGATTTTGCTG GAAGCacgaattttattataatagctGTGTTGACTCTGGTTCTCAAAGGGACTTATCATTTTAGACAG GTAGTCTTGACATTGCTGGTAGTAGTATGGGGTCTTCGTCTAGGTCTCTTTCTTTTAATGAG AATTCTGCAGTGGGGTGAGGATCGACGCTTTGATGAAATGCGTGATAATTTGGGGAAATTAGCTATTTTCTGGATATTTCAG GCTGTGTGGGTGTGGACTGTGAGTTTACCATTAACAGTGGTCAATGCAAGTGATAGAGATCCATCTCTTCAAGCAGTGGATATAATTGGGTGGATTATGTGGTCTGTGGGTGCTTTTGTTGAAGCTTCCTCTGATCAGCAAAAACTAGCTTTCAAAAAATCTCCACAAAACAGAGGGAAGTGGTGTGATGTTGGATTTTGGAAGTATTCTCGTCATCCAAACTATTTTGGTGAG ATTTTCCTATGGTGGGGAATTTTCATTGCTTCCACGCCTGTACTGGAAGGTGCAGATTGGCTAGTAATAATTGGGCCAATCTTTCTCACATTGTTGCTTCTTTTTGTCAGTGGCATACCATTGCTTGAG GAATCAGCAGACAAGAAGTATGGCAATGTGGCTGCATACAGAGTGTATAAGAAGGCGACAAG CCCTCTTATTCCATTGCCCCCAGTAGCATACAGTAACTTGCCTTCATGGTTCAAGGAAACTTTTCTCTTTGAATTTCCTTTGTACAACCGCAATCTTCCACAAGACGAGCCACACTG GTATAgaacaaacaaagaagaaagaagtgaAGGATTGAAAATGGGTTAG